A portion of the Paenibacillus hamazuiensis genome contains these proteins:
- a CDS encoding phosphoglycerate dehydrogenase has protein sequence MNKKVLVTATNYSRLCAEAKALLESSGCEVIENRVGRPHTFEELKELVTDIDAVVAGVDTWNEEVFKLAPKLKAIARFGVGVDNIDLEQAKAYGIKVSNVPGGNANAVAELAVGLILCAVRNIPSLHESARRGYWDRFVGMELSGKTVGFLGFGNIAQMVAKKLSGFDMEMIAYDKYPNPDKAKQLGVHLVSCEEVLQGSDIVSMHLPSMKETYHMMSDREFGMMKKTAYFINTARGALVDEQALSRALSSGSIAGAAVDVYEQEPVSKDNPLFGLSNIVTTPHTAAETYETYHKVGLATAQAILDVFDGKDPAHLLNG, from the coding sequence ATGAACAAAAAGGTGCTTGTGACGGCTACGAATTATTCCCGCCTCTGTGCGGAGGCCAAGGCGCTGCTGGAATCAAGCGGCTGCGAAGTGATTGAAAACCGGGTGGGCAGACCCCATACCTTCGAGGAGCTGAAAGAGCTGGTCACCGATATCGACGCGGTGGTCGCCGGAGTGGACACGTGGAACGAGGAAGTATTCAAGCTCGCACCGAAGCTGAAGGCGATTGCCCGATTCGGCGTCGGGGTCGACAATATCGACCTGGAGCAAGCCAAAGCCTACGGCATTAAAGTGTCCAATGTGCCGGGCGGAAACGCCAATGCCGTTGCCGAACTGGCAGTCGGACTCATCTTGTGCGCGGTGAGAAACATTCCTTCCCTTCACGAGTCCGCAAGACGCGGGTACTGGGATCGGTTCGTAGGCATGGAGCTGTCCGGAAAAACCGTCGGCTTTCTCGGATTCGGCAATATTGCGCAAATGGTTGCCAAAAAATTAAGCGGATTCGATATGGAAATGATCGCTTACGATAAATATCCCAATCCCGATAAAGCCAAGCAGCTCGGCGTCCACCTGGTTTCCTGCGAGGAAGTTCTGCAGGGCAGCGACATTGTCAGCATGCACCTGCCGAGCATGAAGGAAACTTACCATATGATGAGCGACCGCGAATTCGGCATGATGAAAAAAACGGCGTATTTTATCAATACGGCCCGAGGGGCTTTGGTGGACGAGCAGGCGCTTTCCCGCGCGCTCAGCAGCGGAAGCATTGCCGGAGCGGCCGTCGATGTGTATGAACAGGAACCGGTGTCCAAGGACAATCCGCTGTTTGGGCTGAGCAACATCGTGACCACTCCGCATACGGCGGCAGAGACGTACGAGACTTACCACAAGGTGGGGCTCGCGACGGCCCAGGCGATTTTGGATGTATTCGACGGAAAAGATCCGGCCCATCTGCTGAACGGATAA
- a CDS encoding dihydrodipicolinate synthase family protein: protein MNNPNGIWPTMITPFTRENEIDYGALERLIEWYAGKQVDGLFAVCQSSEMFFLSLEERVKLAAFVKEKAAGRVPVIASGHISDSLDEQAEELTAMAGTGIDALILISNRLAKEEESDEVWMGNLEKLLARIPEDIPLGFYECPYPYKRILSPGLLKTCAETGRFLFLKDTSCDIGNIKAKAEAVQGTPLNIYNANSATLYETLRLGVGGYSGIMANFHPELYVWLHRNWREKPQEAERLSDFLSIASLIEKQLYPVNAKYYLMLEGVLDNYHCRSKDHGDFTATNKLEVEQLQRLSRAWLESYGGGQ from the coding sequence ATGAACAACCCGAACGGCATTTGGCCGACGATGATCACCCCTTTTACAAGGGAAAACGAAATTGATTACGGCGCACTCGAAAGACTGATCGAATGGTACGCCGGCAAGCAGGTTGACGGTTTGTTTGCCGTCTGTCAATCGAGCGAAATGTTTTTCCTCAGCTTGGAGGAGCGCGTTAAACTCGCTGCGTTCGTGAAAGAAAAAGCTGCGGGACGTGTTCCGGTTATCGCCTCGGGGCATATTTCCGATTCCTTGGACGAGCAGGCCGAGGAGCTGACGGCCATGGCGGGAACCGGGATCGACGCGCTCATTCTGATTTCCAACCGGCTCGCCAAGGAGGAGGAGTCGGACGAGGTATGGATGGGCAATCTGGAAAAGCTGCTCGCGCGGATTCCGGAGGACATTCCTTTAGGTTTCTACGAATGCCCGTATCCTTACAAACGGATTCTTTCCCCCGGCCTGCTGAAAACGTGTGCCGAAACCGGAAGGTTCTTGTTTCTGAAGGATACGAGCTGCGATATCGGCAATATCAAGGCGAAGGCGGAAGCGGTTCAAGGCACGCCGTTAAACATATATAACGCCAATTCCGCCACTTTGTATGAGACCCTGAGGTTGGGCGTGGGAGGCTACAGCGGCATCATGGCCAATTTCCATCCGGAGCTTTATGTATGGCTGCACCGGAATTGGCGCGAAAAGCCGCAGGAGGCCGAGCGGCTGTCGGATTTCCTGAGCATCGCTTCCCTCATTGAGAAGCAGCTGTACCCGGTCAATGCGAAGTATTATTTGATGCTGGAGGGCGTGCTGGACAATTATCATTGCCGATCCAAGGATCACGGGGATTTTACGGCAACCAACAAGCTGGAAGTGGAGCAGCTGCAGCGGTTGAGCCGTGCGTGGCTCGAGTCATATGGAGGGGGACAATAA
- a CDS encoding bifunctional 2-keto-4-hydroxyglutarate aldolase/2-keto-3-deoxy-6-phosphogluconate aldolase, with protein sequence MWRKLDNLNKISETGVVLIIRSDSDKEALAVAEAAIEGGIAVLEITMSVPNALQVIGALSAKYKDVLIGAGTILDGETARAAILAGAELLVSPQLNPDMIKVANRYQAVTMSGAYTPKEVYETLEAGADIVKLFPAEVGGPAYVKAIKAPLSQAPIAPTGGVTPDNVHEWLNAGCVAVGVGSYISKAAGKEADYRKVTAAAKEFLQAVAKAR encoded by the coding sequence ATGTGGAGAAAACTGGACAATTTGAATAAAATATCCGAAACGGGCGTTGTGCTCATCATTCGTTCCGATAGCGACAAGGAGGCATTGGCTGTTGCCGAGGCCGCCATCGAAGGCGGGATTGCCGTGCTGGAAATTACGATGAGCGTGCCGAATGCGCTGCAAGTCATAGGCGCTTTGTCTGCAAAATATAAGGATGTCTTGATCGGAGCCGGCACGATTTTGGACGGTGAGACAGCCCGGGCGGCCATCCTTGCCGGGGCCGAACTGCTCGTAAGCCCGCAGCTGAATCCGGATATGATCAAAGTGGCCAACCGGTATCAGGCGGTTACGATGAGCGGGGCTTATACTCCTAAAGAGGTGTACGAAACGTTGGAAGCCGGCGCGGATATTGTGAAGCTGTTTCCGGCGGAGGTGGGAGGACCTGCCTACGTGAAAGCGATCAAAGCTCCGTTGTCGCAGGCGCCGATTGCGCCGACGGGCGGCGTTACGCCGGACAACGTTCATGAGTGGCTGAACGCCGGCTGCGTAGCGGTTGGCGTAGGCAGCTATATTTCCAAAGCGGCCGGAAAAGAAGCGGATTACCGCAAAGTGACCGCTGCGGCAAAGGAATTTCTGCAGGCCGTTGCGAAAGCCCGCTAA
- a CDS encoding IclR family transcriptional regulator: protein MEKFRVNKSADRALDVLVLFAQSNVPLTLNEICMSLNMPKSSGFELIQTMLAKRFIELDDPRVKTYRLGLAAFETGMAYLSNLEITHLARPVLQELNRQTGSTAFLGMEDKGNVVYLDKAENHSVMRPTAKLGSRRNLHTTGLGKALLAAMPLEKVRYMFSDGEIAGKTPYSKVTLPDILEDIRQTRLRGYSIDDREDNLEMYCIGSAIFDQSNQAAAAVSVASVSSAMTPEREQAIARLVTEAALKISRQLGYVGERLYINLE, encoded by the coding sequence ATGGAAAAATTTCGCGTGAACAAATCGGCCGACCGGGCGTTGGATGTTCTGGTTTTGTTTGCTCAAAGCAATGTCCCGCTCACTTTAAACGAAATATGCATGAGCCTGAATATGCCCAAGAGCAGCGGGTTCGAGCTGATCCAGACGATGCTGGCCAAACGGTTCATCGAACTCGACGACCCGAGGGTGAAGACGTACCGTTTAGGACTTGCGGCATTCGAAACCGGCATGGCTTATTTATCCAACCTGGAGATCACCCATCTGGCAAGGCCTGTCCTGCAGGAGCTGAACAGACAAACCGGAAGCACCGCTTTTCTCGGTATGGAGGACAAGGGGAATGTCGTCTACCTGGATAAAGCCGAAAATCATTCCGTGATGAGACCGACCGCGAAGCTCGGTTCCAGACGGAATCTGCATACTACCGGTTTGGGCAAAGCGCTGCTCGCCGCCATGCCTCTCGAGAAGGTGCGATATATGTTCAGCGACGGGGAAATCGCAGGGAAAACCCCTTATTCCAAGGTCACGTTGCCGGACATCCTGGAGGATATTCGGCAAACCCGTTTGCGCGGGTACTCGATCGACGACCGTGAGGACAATCTCGAAATGTATTGTATCGGCTCAGCCATATTCGATCAATCGAACCAGGCGGCAGCGGCCGTCAGCGTGGCAAGCGTTTCCTCCGCCATGACGCCCGAGCGCGAGCAGGCGATTGCGAGGCTGGTTACCGAAGCGGCCTTGAAGATTTCCAGGCAGCTCGGTTATGTCGGAGAACGGTTGTACATCAATCTTGAATAG
- a CDS encoding histidine kinase: MTVFRKINTFGKVVTLLCLLLIPIIALYAYSHQVSVNVVRSNIEAENRNHLTFFMSQMESEVERLGKFSVIGTRYSGIKEFLAERNLMSPVEQLQKQTRILELLNLQILTSGWNNQIALYLQDTKEAISTDYSVLYDKTYLQTAKPGEWSHKVNVVYGSDQSYFSLIRQSDVPGLLIEVRFTDDNIKNMLKQLKQGGSGEPFLYFPGQEPVMNISPEHQVVKELAAYLNGRELSKSGSEIVTMDKKKYMVNFIRSESLQWYLVDYVPLESVLFPITMSRNLFYSSLALLLGLSILATLLLYRNVQRPIQMLVRGVRRLKGGQYSVRLEKQPNNEFDYLFASFNEMAERIQELIENVYAEKLRSSEAILKQLQSQINPHFLYNCLFYIKNMANLGQKDAVVAMALNLGEYYRSTIRIESGMTTIRDELKLVTNYLTIQNLRIQRFDYEIAIPEAMMELEIPRLLIQPIVENAVIHGIEANPDYGVIEIGGSRTGDEQYRIVIDDNGGGMSTEAMAALQKKLSLPMDDETGCGVWNVHQRLAHLYQGGSGVYLSRSPLGGLRVELRWDAGARQTAGGERHVPFALG; the protein is encoded by the coding sequence ATGACCGTTTTTCGCAAAATCAATACATTCGGCAAAGTCGTAACGCTGCTGTGCTTGCTGCTCATTCCCATCATTGCGTTGTACGCTTATTCCCATCAGGTCAGCGTCAATGTCGTTCGCAGCAATATCGAAGCGGAGAACCGCAACCATTTGACCTTTTTCATGAGTCAAATGGAATCCGAGGTGGAGCGGCTCGGCAAATTTTCCGTCATCGGTACACGGTATTCGGGGATCAAGGAGTTTCTGGCCGAACGAAACCTCATGTCGCCGGTCGAACAGCTGCAGAAGCAGACGCGGATTCTCGAGCTGCTGAACCTGCAAATTTTAACAAGCGGCTGGAACAATCAGATCGCCTTGTATTTGCAGGATACGAAAGAAGCGATCTCTACGGATTACTCCGTGCTCTACGATAAAACGTATTTGCAAACGGCGAAGCCCGGCGAATGGTCGCATAAGGTCAACGTCGTTTACGGCTCCGACCAATCCTATTTCTCGCTGATCCGACAGTCGGATGTGCCGGGGCTGCTGATCGAAGTCCGGTTTACGGACGATAACATCAAAAATATGCTGAAGCAGCTCAAGCAGGGGGGTTCCGGAGAACCGTTTCTGTATTTCCCCGGCCAGGAGCCGGTGATGAATATCAGTCCGGAGCACCAGGTTGTGAAGGAACTCGCCGCTTACCTGAACGGCAGGGAACTGTCCAAGTCGGGGTCCGAAATCGTTACGATGGACAAGAAGAAGTATATGGTCAATTTTATCCGATCCGAGAGCCTGCAGTGGTATTTAGTCGATTACGTTCCGCTGGAAAGCGTGCTTTTTCCGATTACGATGAGCCGAAATTTATTTTATTCTTCGCTGGCGCTGCTGCTCGGACTCAGCATTTTGGCGACGCTGCTGCTTTACCGCAACGTTCAGCGGCCGATCCAGATGCTGGTGCGCGGCGTGCGGCGCCTGAAGGGCGGCCAATATTCCGTCCGTTTGGAAAAGCAGCCGAACAACGAGTTCGATTATTTGTTCGCCAGCTTTAACGAAATGGCGGAGCGGATTCAGGAGCTCATCGAAAATGTGTACGCGGAAAAGCTTCGTTCCAGCGAAGCGATTTTGAAGCAGCTGCAGTCGCAGATCAACCCTCATTTTTTGTACAACTGTTTGTTTTATATTAAAAACATGGCGAATTTGGGCCAAAAGGACGCCGTCGTGGCGATGGCTCTGAATTTGGGCGAATATTACCGCTCGACCATTCGCATTGAAAGCGGCATGACGACGATTCGCGACGAGCTGAAGCTGGTTACCAACTATTTGACGATTCAAAACTTGCGGATTCAGCGCTTTGATTACGAGATCGCCATACCGGAAGCGATGATGGAGCTGGAAATCCCCAGGCTGCTGATCCAGCCGATTGTGGAAAATGCGGTGATCCACGGCATCGAAGCCAATCCGGATTACGGTGTGATCGAAATCGGCGGAAGCCGGACGGGAGACGAGCAGTACCGGATCGTCATCGACGACAACGGCGGCGGGATGTCCACCGAAGCGATGGCCGCTTTGCAAAAGAAGCTGTCATTGCCCATGGACGACGAGACGGGATGCGGCGTATGGAATGTTCACCAGCGGCTTGCTCATTTGTACCAAGGCGGCTCGGGGGTGTATTTGTCCCGGTCCCCGCTGGGAGGACTGCGCGTTGAGCTGAGATGGGACGCGGGAGCAAGACAAACAGCAGGAGGAGAAAGACATGTTCCATTTGCTCTTGGTTGA
- a CDS encoding carbohydrate ABC transporter permease, translating to MEQQAKSSKTITVLAWLIVLAFSMPFIWMILASFKTQAQIMSPAQTFIFKPTLKNYSAVFEQYNFIKYITNSLIVAIGSTLGSLLLGLPAAYAIARYRLQGLGLLLLVARIIPAITFLIPWFILFSQMKLIDTYIALILSHMLVGMPFIAWIMISFFDALPLEIEEAALIDGCSKLKVFLNIVLPVSGPGIITASLLSVIFSWNNFMFSLILAGEKTKTLPVAVFNFISYSDVNWGGLMAAACIITLPVLVISLVAQRYIVSGLAAGAVKG from the coding sequence ATGGAGCAACAAGCCAAGTCCTCGAAGACGATTACGGTTCTGGCCTGGTTGATTGTGCTGGCGTTCTCCATGCCGTTCATCTGGATGATTCTTGCCTCCTTCAAAACACAGGCTCAGATCATGTCGCCGGCCCAAACCTTTATTTTTAAACCGACGCTCAAAAATTATTCGGCTGTATTCGAGCAATACAACTTTATCAAATATATTACGAACAGCTTGATCGTGGCCATCGGATCGACCTTGGGCTCTTTGCTGCTCGGTCTGCCGGCCGCCTATGCGATTGCCCGTTACCGTTTGCAGGGGCTCGGTCTGCTGCTGCTCGTGGCAAGAATTATACCGGCTATTACGTTCCTGATTCCATGGTTTATTTTGTTCAGCCAAATGAAGCTGATCGACACTTACATCGCACTGATCCTAAGTCATATGCTGGTCGGAATGCCGTTTATCGCATGGATCATGATTTCGTTCTTTGATGCATTGCCGCTGGAAATTGAAGAAGCGGCTTTGATCGACGGCTGCAGCAAGCTGAAAGTGTTTCTGAATATCGTGCTTCCGGTTTCGGGGCCGGGGATCATTACCGCCTCGCTCTTGTCCGTCATCTTCTCATGGAACAATTTCATGTTCTCGCTTATATTGGCCGGCGAGAAAACGAAGACGCTGCCCGTAGCGGTATTCAACTTCATCTCTTATTCCGATGTGAACTGGGGCGGCTTGATGGCGGCGGCTTGTATCATCACCCTGCCGGTTCTCGTCATCTCCCTGGTGGCGCAGCGCTACATCGTCAGCGGTCTGGCTGCGGGCGCGGTCAAAGGATAA
- a CDS encoding response regulator transcription factor: MFHLLLVDDEASVVDSLGDTLPWQEIGIAQVFKAYSGYEALDILKTNSIDIMITDIRMPGISGLQLLEKVRKNWRHIKCILLSGYAEFSYAREAIHLNTADYLLKPIGDNEIMSKVRGVVEQLQTEHEQDKTYRNAMKAFREHLPGIQGDLLNELLQGRRYSASRLQEKLDLLSIPAALSEPFACMLVRLEGAFTEMDTSSLSLMEYAVGNMAEELFAGKFRLWKCKDVHDYLVFLVTASERDGDPADSGEGNLPDQFHLAASRLQNSIKHYLKGTASVLVSPWGKFPEDVHELYQGMLSSLRKQIGTSSELFIAVSGDKEAASVPSLQTLYEPPTFIHLLEAGDWEAIREKLETLFEELIGKKADSPEYLTEMYFGMYSAISSFAHKNGLRLEEAVGAKLADAGGFMPARSSHELKKWAFQSFEMLRTFLDNEMKSNRETMINRIQTYVQKHLMEDVSLQAIADSMYMHPVHVSRVYKLETGENLSDYVLRLKMDKAAALLKSGSLKNYEIALQLGYQNPNYFNKVFKKYYALTPQEFRLKHMEGN; the protein is encoded by the coding sequence ATGTTCCATTTGCTCTTGGTTGACGATGAGGCGAGCGTGGTCGATAGTTTGGGGGATACGCTCCCTTGGCAGGAGATCGGCATCGCGCAAGTGTTCAAAGCTTATTCCGGTTACGAAGCACTGGATATATTGAAGACGAATTCCATCGATATTATGATCACGGACATCCGGATGCCGGGCATCAGCGGCTTGCAGCTGCTGGAGAAGGTCCGGAAAAATTGGCGGCATATCAAATGCATCCTGCTTTCGGGGTATGCGGAATTTTCTTACGCCCGGGAAGCGATTCATCTGAATACGGCGGATTATTTGCTGAAGCCGATCGGCGATAACGAGATCATGAGCAAGGTCCGGGGCGTCGTCGAGCAGCTGCAAACGGAGCATGAGCAGGACAAGACATACCGGAATGCGATGAAGGCGTTTCGGGAGCATTTGCCCGGCATTCAGGGGGATTTGCTGAACGAACTGCTTCAGGGCCGAAGGTACTCCGCTTCCCGGCTGCAGGAGAAGCTCGATCTGCTGAGCATTCCCGCCGCTTTGTCCGAGCCTTTTGCGTGCATGCTGGTCCGCCTGGAGGGGGCTTTTACCGAAATGGACACCTCCAGCTTGTCCCTGATGGAATATGCGGTCGGCAACATGGCGGAAGAGCTGTTTGCGGGGAAATTCCGCCTCTGGAAATGCAAGGATGTCCACGATTATCTGGTGTTTCTCGTGACTGCGTCCGAGCGGGACGGGGACCCGGCGGATTCAGGCGAAGGCAACCTGCCGGATCAGTTTCATTTGGCGGCTTCCCGGCTGCAAAACAGCATCAAGCATTATTTGAAAGGTACGGCTTCCGTTCTGGTCAGCCCGTGGGGGAAGTTTCCCGAAGACGTTCATGAACTTTACCAAGGGATGTTGTCTTCGCTGCGGAAGCAGATCGGCACCAGCAGCGAACTGTTCATTGCCGTATCCGGAGATAAGGAGGCGGCAAGCGTCCCTTCGCTGCAAACTCTTTATGAGCCGCCTACGTTCATTCATTTGCTGGAAGCCGGAGATTGGGAGGCTATCCGCGAGAAGCTGGAGACGCTTTTTGAAGAGCTCATCGGTAAAAAGGCGGATTCCCCCGAATATTTGACCGAGATGTACTTCGGGATGTATTCGGCGATCAGCTCGTTTGCGCACAAAAACGGCCTCCGCCTGGAGGAAGCGGTCGGGGCCAAGCTGGCGGATGCCGGCGGTTTCATGCCGGCGCGCTCCAGCCATGAGCTGAAGAAATGGGCGTTTCAATCGTTCGAGATGCTGCGGACATTTCTGGACAACGAGATGAAAAGCAACCGGGAAACCATGATCAACCGAATCCAGACATACGTGCAAAAGCATTTAATGGAAGACGTTTCCCTGCAGGCGATCGCGGATTCGATGTACATGCATCCCGTGCACGTATCCAGAGTGTATAAGCTGGAAACCGGGGAGAATTTAAGCGATTACGTCCTGAGGCTGAAGATGGATAAAGCTGCCGCGCTCCTCAAATCCGGCTCGCTCAAAAATTATGAAATTGCGCTCCAGCTCGGATACCAGAATCCGAATTATTTTAATAAAGTGTTCAAAAAATATTATGCCCTCACGCCCCAGGAATTTCGGCTCAAACATATGGAGGGCAACTAA
- a CDS encoding carbohydrate ABC transporter permease has translation MRTGWLDRNIKWAFTLPAVLFVLIMMAFPIAYTFRTSFYNWSMSAANPSTWVGLDNYRILLSEQRFWNAVGSTFYFTGLALALETVLGTAIALVLYRNFAGKNVAKTLFLLPMVATPVAMGLVWLLIYEPSIGGANAFLQLLGLKPVDWLGNPKNVIPSLAIVDIWQWTPMISLIVMAGLSTLPHEPYEAADVDGATGWQKLTQITLPLVRPTIMVAVMLRLIDVLKTFDIIYSTTQGGPGNASETLNIYSYVQGFQYFKLGMASSLLVMFFMLVMGLTLIFIWMRKRLGVQ, from the coding sequence ATGCGTACAGGCTGGTTGGATAGAAATATCAAGTGGGCCTTCACCTTGCCGGCAGTTTTATTCGTCTTGATCATGATGGCCTTTCCGATCGCATATACGTTCCGGACCAGCTTCTACAATTGGAGTATGTCTGCGGCCAACCCATCGACATGGGTTGGTCTGGACAACTACAGGATCCTGCTGTCGGAGCAAAGATTTTGGAATGCGGTCGGCTCCACCTTCTACTTTACGGGACTGGCTTTGGCTTTGGAAACCGTATTGGGTACGGCCATCGCTTTGGTGCTGTACAGAAATTTCGCAGGCAAAAATGTGGCCAAAACGCTGTTCCTTCTGCCGATGGTGGCTACACCGGTGGCGATGGGGCTCGTATGGCTGCTCATTTACGAGCCGTCCATCGGCGGTGCGAACGCCTTCCTCCAGCTGTTGGGCCTCAAACCGGTCGATTGGCTCGGAAACCCCAAAAACGTAATACCTTCGTTAGCTATTGTCGACATTTGGCAATGGACGCCAATGATCAGCTTGATCGTCATGGCCGGATTATCGACGCTGCCTCATGAACCTTATGAAGCTGCGGACGTCGATGGAGCCACCGGATGGCAGAAGCTGACGCAAATTACGCTGCCGCTCGTTCGGCCGACGATTATGGTTGCCGTCATGCTTCGGCTCATCGATGTTTTGAAAACCTTTGACATTATATATTCCACCACCCAGGGCGGGCCTGGGAACGCCTCGGAAACGTTGAACATCTATTCGTACGTGCAGGGCTTCCAATATTTCAAGCTGGGAATGGCTTCCTCGCTGCTCGTGATGTTTTTTATGCTTGTTATGGGGCTTACCCTGATCTTTATCTGGATGCGTAAGCGATTGGGGGTACAATAA
- a CDS encoding ABC transporter substrate-binding protein, with the protein MYPNRLKKIIAVTAGVSVLGSMLAACGDAGAGDKGKDAASGEAGAKPFAGKRITAYLGNTGTTDIIKAQLPEFEAKTGMKVEIQNFANDQLSQKITVQMTSGSAEPDVAMIRPAQEVKLFNKNGWMQPLDEYVKKNPGFEFEDLTKAALDSTTDNGKVVAIPMVTEQAMFYYRKDLLEKAGLSVPKTLDELEAAVKKLHDPANGIYGFVARGQKAALVTQLSSFIYSEGGDFQKGDTAAVNTPEALKGINRYVNLLKNYGPPGVLNMDWPQALGVFSQGKAAFFTDTSSILPSVIDKDKSTVVDKIGYAMFPAGSAGSKPYNNTAWGMMMNARTANKDAAWAFIEWATGKEIMTKAQAMGVPGARNSIWNDPGANAKFPKEFIPIIQESIKAAVGHDRPMVINVGEARDMIGDVVVKGILNEDVKTAADKANKDFQALIDKEKSSK; encoded by the coding sequence ATGTATCCAAACAGATTAAAGAAAATCATTGCCGTAACGGCCGGAGTATCCGTCTTGGGCTCTATGCTTGCAGCCTGCGGAGACGCCGGAGCAGGCGACAAAGGCAAAGACGCCGCATCGGGCGAAGCCGGCGCGAAACCGTTTGCCGGTAAAAGAATTACCGCTTATTTGGGCAATACCGGAACGACGGACATCATCAAAGCCCAGTTGCCCGAATTTGAAGCAAAAACGGGCATGAAGGTGGAAATTCAAAACTTCGCCAACGACCAGCTCAGCCAGAAGATCACGGTTCAAATGACTTCGGGAAGCGCCGAACCGGATGTCGCCATGATCCGTCCGGCGCAGGAAGTGAAGCTGTTTAACAAGAACGGCTGGATGCAGCCGCTGGACGAATACGTCAAGAAAAACCCGGGCTTCGAGTTTGAAGATTTGACCAAAGCGGCTCTGGACTCGACAACCGACAACGGCAAAGTCGTCGCCATCCCGATGGTGACGGAGCAGGCGATGTTCTACTACCGCAAGGATTTGCTGGAGAAAGCCGGATTATCCGTACCGAAAACATTGGACGAGCTTGAAGCGGCCGTGAAGAAGCTGCATGATCCGGCGAACGGCATTTACGGTTTTGTCGCGAGAGGGCAGAAAGCCGCACTGGTTACGCAGCTGTCCTCCTTCATCTACTCGGAGGGGGGAGACTTCCAGAAAGGCGATACGGCAGCGGTCAATACGCCCGAGGCGCTGAAGGGAATCAACCGGTACGTCAATCTGCTGAAAAATTACGGCCCTCCCGGGGTGCTGAACATGGACTGGCCGCAAGCGCTGGGTGTTTTCTCGCAAGGCAAGGCGGCGTTCTTCACCGACACGAGCTCGATTCTTCCAAGCGTCATCGACAAAGATAAATCGACCGTTGTCGATAAAATCGGCTATGCCATGTTCCCGGCCGGTTCGGCGGGATCGAAACCGTACAACAATACGGCTTGGGGCATGATGATGAATGCGAGGACGGCAAACAAAGACGCGGCATGGGCATTTATCGAATGGGCGACGGGCAAGGAGATCATGACCAAGGCGCAGGCTATGGGCGTTCCGGGGGCGCGCAACTCGATCTGGAACGATCCGGGCGCGAACGCGAAATTCCCTAAAGAGTTCATTCCGATTATCCAGGAATCCATTAAAGCTGCCGTAGGCCACGACCGGCCGATGGTGATCAATGTCGGCGAAGCGCGCGACATGATCGGAGATGTCGTTGTGAAAGGGATTTTGAACGAAGACGTGAAGACGGCGGCCGACAAGGCGAATAAGGATTTTCAGGCGCTGATCGATAAAGAGAAAAGCAGCAAATAA